The following proteins are co-located in the Mesotoga sp. BH458_6_3_2_1 genome:
- a CDS encoding TldD/PmbA family protein — MHSDEAYSAVINRILSGGADFAEIFLEERYTGSINMVQGEVEGSVSGKLFGAGLRAFKGTRSIYAYTNELSLDGLMKVAERLKAVISQDRVADSVIDFRNEEFVDVCPVLFSPNNVPKKEKVRVMQLAHEGASTFAATISQVVVNFIEYDQNVWIYNSEGVKAQDRRVRTRLAISAVATKDGQMESGFYGPGAAMGFEFFNMVDPRAAGERAARIADRMVRAEFAPAGRMPVIISNEFGGVIFHEACGHALEATGVAKGASVFSGKLGQKIANECVSAVDDPTIPNAWGSANVDDEGTPTRRNLLIDKGVLKSYMIDRLGGIKMKMQPTGSARRQDYTFAPTSRMSNTFLLPGEYYPEEIIAATDYGLYAKSLGGGSVMPSTGEFNFAVKEGYMIEKGRITRPVRGATLIGKGNEVLTKIDMVGNDLERGQGMCGSISGSIPADVGQPTVRVSELIVGGRN; from the coding sequence ATGCATTCAGATGAAGCATACTCCGCAGTTATCAACAGGATACTGTCTGGCGGAGCGGATTTTGCAGAGATCTTTTTGGAAGAGAGATATACGGGAAGTATAAACATGGTTCAGGGTGAGGTAGAAGGAAGCGTTTCGGGGAAATTGTTCGGAGCTGGGTTACGTGCCTTTAAAGGTACAAGAAGTATCTATGCTTACACAAACGAACTTTCGCTCGATGGTCTCATGAAAGTTGCAGAAAGGCTGAAGGCCGTTATAAGTCAGGATAGGGTGGCGGATTCAGTTATTGATTTTAGAAATGAAGAGTTTGTTGACGTCTGTCCAGTTCTCTTTTCGCCGAATAATGTCCCGAAGAAAGAGAAGGTAAGAGTTATGCAACTTGCCCATGAAGGAGCGTCGACCTTCGCAGCGACCATATCTCAGGTTGTCGTGAATTTCATCGAATACGATCAAAATGTCTGGATCTACAATTCCGAAGGTGTGAAGGCTCAGGATCGCCGCGTAAGAACGCGACTGGCGATATCAGCGGTTGCCACAAAAGACGGACAAATGGAAAGCGGTTTCTACGGACCGGGAGCAGCCATGGGTTTTGAGTTCTTCAATATGGTCGATCCCAGAGCCGCCGGAGAAAGGGCCGCAAGAATCGCAGACAGAATGGTAAGGGCGGAATTCGCTCCTGCTGGACGTATGCCTGTGATAATCTCCAACGAGTTTGGAGGAGTAATATTCCACGAAGCCTGCGGTCATGCACTCGAGGCCACGGGAGTCGCGAAAGGCGCGTCTGTATTTTCCGGTAAGCTCGGTCAGAAGATAGCAAATGAATGTGTCTCTGCGGTAGATGATCCGACAATTCCCAATGCCTGGGGCTCGGCAAATGTTGACGATGAAGGTACTCCGACCAGGAGAAATTTATTGATCGATAAAGGAGTTCTCAAAAGCTACATGATCGATCGGCTTGGTGGAATAAAGATGAAAATGCAACCTACTGGAAGTGCAAGAAGACAGGATTACACGTTTGCGCCGACATCGAGAATGAGCAATACGTTCCTTCTTCCCGGAGAGTACTATCCCGAGGAGATAATAGCTGCCACAGACTACGGTCTTTACGCGAAGTCTCTCGGCGGGGGATCGGTTATGCCTTCCACGGGTGAATTCAATTTCGCAGTAAAGGAAGGATACATGATAGAGAAGGGAAGGATAACAAGACCGGTAAGGGGTGCGACACTTATCGGAAAGGGCAATGAGGTCCTTACGAAGATTGATATGGTTGGCAACGATCTCGAACGTGGGCAGGGCATGTGCGGGTCGATCTCGGGTTCGATCCCGGCCGATGTGGGCCAGCCAACGGTAAGAGTGTCTGAACTGATTGTTGGGGGGCGAAATTGA